The Mesorhizobium koreense genome includes a window with the following:
- the mnmA gene encoding tRNA 2-thiouridine(34) synthase MnmA has product MNSLDLPGRPEDTRVVVAMSGGVDSSVVAGLLKKEGYDVVGVTLQLYDHGAATHRPGSCCAGQDIDDARRVAETLGFPHYVLNYEERFRKAVIDPFAESYVSGETPIPCVSCNQTVKFADLLETARELGADALATGHYIRSAPRGDGHRALYRPLDADRDQSYFLFATTQEQIDYLRFPLGGLPKPEVRRIAEEMGLAVAAKQDSQDICFVPHGKYSDIIARLRPGAAAPGDIVHIDGRVLGRHDGILRYTVGQRRGIGVAAGEPLYVVHLDAGHSRVIVGPREALETHSLVLRQVNWLGDAPLEDIPAEGIELFAKVRSTRPPRPAVLTRFGGSVRVELVDGETGVAPGQACALYSDDGDEARVLGGGFIERAYRGAEAEAMLSRLTAQPAHA; this is encoded by the coding sequence ATGAACAGCCTCGACCTGCCGGGACGCCCCGAAGACACGCGCGTTGTCGTGGCCATGTCGGGGGGTGTCGATTCCTCCGTCGTTGCCGGTCTCCTAAAGAAGGAGGGCTACGACGTCGTCGGCGTCACGCTGCAGCTTTACGACCACGGCGCGGCGACCCACCGACCCGGCTCCTGCTGCGCCGGGCAGGACATAGACGACGCACGCCGTGTGGCGGAAACCTTGGGCTTTCCGCATTACGTGCTGAACTACGAGGAGCGTTTCCGCAAGGCGGTGATCGACCCCTTCGCCGAGAGCTACGTTTCCGGCGAGACACCGATCCCCTGCGTTTCCTGCAACCAGACGGTCAAGTTCGCCGATCTTCTGGAGACGGCGCGCGAACTTGGCGCCGACGCGCTGGCGACCGGCCATTATATCCGGTCCGCGCCGCGGGGCGACGGCCACCGGGCGCTCTACCGGCCGCTCGACGCCGACCGCGACCAGAGCTATTTTCTCTTCGCCACTACGCAGGAACAGATCGACTATCTGCGCTTTCCGCTGGGCGGCCTGCCGAAGCCCGAGGTACGCCGTATCGCCGAGGAAATGGGGCTTGCGGTTGCCGCCAAGCAGGACAGCCAGGACATCTGTTTCGTGCCGCACGGCAAATATTCCGACATCATCGCGAGGTTGAGGCCGGGTGCCGCCGCGCCCGGTGACATCGTCCATATCGACGGGCGCGTGCTCGGCCGCCACGACGGCATCCTGCGCTATACGGTCGGTCAGCGTCGCGGCATCGGCGTGGCCGCCGGCGAGCCGCTTTACGTCGTCCATCTCGATGCGGGGCATTCGCGCGTCATCGTCGGGCCGCGCGAGGCGCTGGAAACCCACAGCCTCGTCCTGCGCCAGGTGAACTGGCTGGGCGATGCGCCGCTTGAGGATATCCCGGCCGAGGGTATCGAGCTTTTCGCCAAGGTGCGTTCCACGCGCCCGCCGCGGCCGGCGGTGCTGACGCGGTTCGGCGGCTCGGTCCGGGTGGAACTGGTGGACGGCGAAACCGGCGTCGCACCCGGACAGGCTTGCGCGCTCTATTCCGACGACGGCGACGAGGCGCGCGTGCTCGGCGGCGGCTTCATCGAGCGCGCCTATCGCGGCGCCGAGGCCGAAGCCATGCTTTCACGCCTTACCGCACAGCCCGCGCACGCCTGA
- a CDS encoding hydantoinase B/oxoprolinase family protein, with protein MSTPNLDPITLEIIWNGLRSVTDECFLTVQRSAFSTNIKERHDHSIAILDRSGRLIVQADKSMPIHLASMTGLVQVLLDRYGSDIGPNDIFVANDPHVAGGTHLPDINMAMPVFADGELAGFVCNIAHHADVGGAAKGSMSGGLTEIYQEGVRIPVVRLHRGGELQKEIFDILLLNMRLPRERRGDLNAQIAACRLGNDRMAQIFARFGVENVLQAFADIVTRTRERMRQTIAALPDGTWSFEDFMDDDGAGREDVRIALTVKKTDSTIVLDFTGSDPQVPGNINLTLNAVQSAVAFVLKALLDPDMPNNQGVLDALEIVAPRGSIVNCDGPSAVALRANTCQRVIDVVFGALASVLPEKTTGASNGANTSMVFAGTDPLTGAPYVYLETLGGGMGARSTHDGKDGVQVGITNTSNLPVEAIEMEYPLRVEEYSLVADSGGAGRQRGGMGLRRVIRPVGHACEFSGVGERFRHQPWGIFGGESGSSGRFFLRDDDGKVTDLPPKASGMVLAPEQVVVAETPGAGGYGDPLGRSEADLATDRVSGKFSDEYLRHHYAKADRKSA; from the coding sequence GTGAGTACGCCCAATCTGGATCCGATAACGCTGGAAATCATCTGGAACGGTTTGCGCTCGGTGACCGACGAGTGCTTCCTGACGGTTCAGCGCAGCGCTTTCTCGACCAATATCAAGGAGCGCCACGACCACTCCATCGCTATCCTCGACCGGTCCGGCCGCCTCATCGTGCAGGCGGACAAGTCGATGCCTATCCATCTCGCCTCCATGACGGGGCTGGTGCAGGTCCTGCTCGACCGCTACGGCTCCGATATCGGCCCGAACGATATCTTTGTCGCCAACGACCCGCATGTTGCCGGGGGTACCCATCTGCCGGACATCAACATGGCGATGCCGGTTTTTGCCGATGGCGAGCTGGCGGGGTTCGTATGCAATATCGCCCACCATGCCGATGTAGGCGGCGCCGCCAAGGGCTCCATGTCGGGCGGGCTTACCGAGATCTATCAGGAGGGCGTGCGGATTCCGGTCGTTCGCCTGCACCGTGGCGGCGAACTGCAAAAAGAGATCTTCGATATCCTGCTGCTCAACATGCGGCTGCCGCGCGAGCGACGGGGCGATCTGAATGCGCAGATCGCAGCCTGCCGGCTCGGGAACGACCGCATGGCCCAGATCTTCGCGCGCTTCGGCGTGGAGAACGTGCTGCAGGCTTTCGCCGACATCGTGACGCGTACCAGGGAACGGATGCGGCAAACGATAGCCGCCCTTCCGGACGGCACCTGGTCGTTCGAGGATTTCATGGACGATGACGGGGCGGGACGCGAGGACGTCCGCATCGCGCTGACCGTGAAGAAAACGGATAGCACGATCGTCCTCGATTTCACGGGATCTGACCCGCAGGTACCCGGCAATATCAATCTGACGCTGAACGCCGTCCAGTCGGCTGTCGCCTTCGTGCTGAAGGCGCTTCTCGATCCCGATATGCCGAACAATCAGGGTGTGCTCGACGCGCTCGAGATCGTTGCGCCGCGCGGCTCCATCGTGAACTGCGACGGCCCCAGCGCCGTCGCGCTGCGCGCCAATACCTGCCAGCGCGTCATCGACGTGGTGTTCGGAGCTCTCGCGTCCGTACTTCCGGAGAAGACGACGGGCGCATCCAACGGGGCCAACACCAGCATGGTGTTCGCCGGGACGGATCCGCTGACCGGCGCTCCATATGTCTATCTCGAGACGTTGGGTGGTGGAATGGGCGCGCGCTCGACCCATGACGGCAAGGACGGGGTCCAGGTCGGCATAACGAACACGTCCAACCTGCCGGTCGAGGCGATCGAAATGGAATATCCGCTTCGCGTCGAGGAGTATTCGCTCGTCGCCGATTCCGGTGGGGCAGGGCGCCAGCGCGGCGGAATGGGCCTGCGCCGCGTGATCCGCCCGGTCGGCCACGCTTGCGAGTTTTCCGGAGTCGGCGAACGTTTCAGGCACCAGCCATGGGGCATCTTCGGCGGGGAGAGCGGAAGTTCGGGCCGGTTCTTCCTCAGGGATGATGACGGGAAGGTCACCGACTTGCCGCCAAAGGCTTCGGGCATGGTGCTGGCGCCTGAACAAGTGGTGGTGGCGGAGACGCCGGGCGCCGGCGGATACGGAGATCCGCTCGGTCGTTCCGAGGCGGATCTCGCGACCGACCGTGTCTCGGGCAAATTCTCGGACGAGTATCTCAGACATCACTATGCCAAAGCCGATCGGAAGTCGGCGTAG
- a CDS encoding ABC transporter substrate-binding protein, giving the protein MTDRMNNGLTRRVVLKALAGSAATGLAMPAIVNRAYANETLVVYNFDGIIGKFIKENWIDPFAKSEGVRIDVLTMQGSSPPMAKIKAQVDAGRPDADVIPMQLTDYTFAVRNNLLMPIGRDEIPEYANLFPEFVTDHGPGLILWCYGLAYNTKHIAERPKQWKEMWNPAYKGKVALNEALFEQALQMVNLVAKGKPTPVDKETFAELDKLRPNLATLWTTGAQAEQLLRTEEVWLTPCWNGRVFTLQDNGVPVDFVTPEEGFFVRYDPYCIPRGAKNPALAKRWINYICNADRQKGLADQLFQGTPNMKVSYTPDIAKRVVITKPEDLKLAVKEDYGAILDHLGEWRRMWDAWKQG; this is encoded by the coding sequence ATGACAGACAGAATGAATAACGGATTGACCCGCCGGGTCGTCCTGAAAGCGCTAGCCGGGTCGGCAGCCACGGGATTGGCGATGCCGGCGATCGTCAACAGGGCGTACGCCAACGAAACGCTGGTGGTGTACAATTTCGACGGCATCATCGGGAAATTCATCAAGGAGAACTGGATCGACCCCTTCGCCAAGTCCGAAGGCGTCCGCATCGACGTGTTGACGATGCAGGGCAGTTCGCCCCCGATGGCCAAGATCAAGGCTCAGGTCGACGCAGGACGGCCCGATGCCGACGTCATCCCGATGCAGCTCACCGACTATACATTCGCGGTGCGCAACAATCTCCTGATGCCGATCGGCCGTGACGAGATTCCCGAATACGCGAACCTTTTCCCCGAATTCGTGACGGACCATGGCCCCGGCCTGATCCTCTGGTGCTATGGGCTGGCCTACAACACGAAGCACATCGCCGAGAGGCCCAAGCAGTGGAAAGAGATGTGGAACCCGGCCTATAAAGGCAAGGTCGCCCTCAACGAGGCGCTCTTCGAACAGGCTCTCCAGATGGTGAATCTCGTAGCGAAAGGGAAGCCGACGCCGGTCGACAAGGAGACGTTCGCCGAACTGGACAAGCTGCGGCCGAACCTGGCCACCCTTTGGACGACCGGCGCTCAGGCGGAGCAGCTTCTGCGCACCGAGGAAGTCTGGTTGACGCCGTGCTGGAACGGCCGGGTCTTCACGCTTCAGGATAACGGAGTCCCGGTGGATTTCGTGACGCCCGAGGAAGGCTTCTTCGTCCGCTATGATCCGTATTGCATCCCGCGTGGGGCCAAAAATCCCGCCCTTGCGAAGCGCTGGATCAACTACATCTGCAATGCAGACCGCCAGAAAGGCCTCGCAGACCAGCTCTTCCAGGGCACGCCCAACATGAAGGTCAGCTATACGCCGGACATCGCGAAGCGCGTCGTCATCACCAAGCCGGAGGACCTCAAGCTGGCGGTGAAGGAAGACTATGGCGCCATCCTCGATCATCTTGGCGAATGGCGCCGCATGTGGGACGCTTGGAAACAGGGCTGA
- a CDS encoding ABC transporter ATP-binding protein, whose product MSAEAVHLEGVTKRYGALAAVDGLSLTIGRGEMVTLLGPSGCGKTTILRMIAGFVRPTSGTVSIAGTPVNDIPPHKRQVGLVFQNYALFPHMTVAENVGFGLKMRGIAKQAARPKIDEALEKVRLLERRDAYPRQLSGGQQQRTALARALVIQPDILLLDEPFGALDRELRQHMQSEMRQLQRSLGISTLLVTHDQEEALTLSDRIVVMNTGKVEQVGTPADIFERPATAFVANFMGRMNLLKGQLKRQPGGHGCELALDGVEARLPMADCESTAEGPVMVMFRPERIATVHPSERQEAGGSHSAVLRGSVLDVNYLGAWAELKIAVSEGAGQRFTVRTSNKDDGTPPFRIGDSVDLIIPPEATYVIG is encoded by the coding sequence ATGAGCGCCGAAGCCGTACATCTCGAAGGCGTGACCAAGCGATACGGAGCGCTTGCCGCAGTCGATGGGCTGAGCCTCACGATCGGTCGCGGAGAGATGGTCACGCTGCTCGGCCCTTCCGGCTGCGGAAAGACGACGATCCTGCGCATGATCGCCGGCTTCGTGCGGCCCACTTCCGGGACCGTCAGCATCGCCGGTACGCCCGTCAACGATATACCGCCGCACAAGCGGCAGGTGGGGCTCGTCTTCCAGAACTATGCGCTATTCCCGCACATGACCGTTGCGGAGAATGTCGGCTTCGGGCTCAAGATGCGGGGTATCGCCAAACAGGCGGCGCGTCCGAAGATCGACGAAGCCCTGGAAAAGGTTCGCCTCCTTGAACGGCGTGACGCCTATCCGCGCCAATTGTCCGGCGGGCAGCAACAGCGCACGGCCCTGGCTCGGGCCCTTGTGATACAGCCGGATATCCTCCTGCTGGACGAGCCCTTCGGCGCTCTGGACCGCGAACTCAGGCAGCACATGCAAAGCGAGATGCGCCAGTTGCAGCGCAGCCTCGGCATCTCGACGCTGCTCGTAACGCACGATCAGGAAGAGGCGCTTACCCTCTCCGATCGCATCGTGGTCATGAACACGGGAAAAGTGGAGCAAGTGGGGACGCCGGCCGACATTTTCGAGCGGCCGGCCACGGCGTTCGTCGCCAACTTCATGGGCCGCATGAATCTGCTCAAGGGGCAGTTGAAGCGGCAGCCGGGCGGCCATGGCTGCGAGCTTGCGCTTGACGGGGTGGAGGCGAGACTTCCGATGGCGGATTGCGAAAGCACGGCCGAGGGTCCCGTGATGGTCATGTTCCGCCCGGAGCGGATCGCCACGGTCCATCCTAGTGAAAGGCAGGAGGCAGGCGGATCGCACTCCGCCGTGCTTCGCGGGTCGGTCCTGGATGTCAACTATCTGGGCGCGTGGGCGGAACTCAAGATTGCCGTCAGCGAAGGTGCTGGCCAACGGTTTACGGTGCGGACATCGAACAAGGATGACGGAACGCCGCCATTCCGCATCGGCGACTCTGTCGATCTGATCATCCCCCCCGAGGCGACATACGTCATAGGATAG
- a CDS encoding hydantoinase/oxoprolinase family protein, translating into MSWTVGVDVGGTFTDFFLSDSTTGAVHVHKIPSTPDDPSTAVLSGLIDLRTRLDLPANVLDRFAHGTTVATNALIERKGGRVAMITTAGFRDLVEIGRQVRPKVYDLNADAPMPVVPRECRFEVAERIGPSGEVLRDLLDEEIDRVVAEVVAANVDSCAVCLLFSFINPRHEQRIGAALSERCPGIQVSLSSDVQPEFREYERFSTTLLNAFLKPKVTQYMNHLASSLAGEAPRASIGISQSSGGLMNIHRASEMPIRTALSGPAAGVVGAMSVATRSKRSDLITLDIGGTSTDVCLIENGAATLAYGRNIADFPVRLPSIDIHTVGAGGGSIAHIGRDGLLKVGPESAGAAPGPACYGQGGTLPTVTDANVVLGRLPCELVGGGMRLDRDAAARAIEPIADKLGLSVEEAALGIIRIVVSNMVRAIRVVSIERGYDPRRFSLMPFGGAGGLHAADVARELGMRDIVVPISPGILCAEGVAVSDLEESFVATVRAPVEQDLGPVRSALARLLDEAGTWAMSIGEGQHCDLSAALDMRYVGQNYELPIDIGNGNESSLPGGQELQSRFFAEHRAKYGHFDPNASVEIINVRLRARIQFGKVRPSNNPGRAPSEAAPLNGLVWFGGDRPVETSIVDRASLGPGDSLAGPVIITQFDSTTVVPPGAAAHVDEAGNLIMELSA; encoded by the coding sequence ATGAGCTGGACGGTCGGTGTCGACGTAGGTGGGACCTTTACCGACTTCTTCCTTTCGGACAGCACGACTGGAGCCGTTCACGTCCACAAGATTCCCTCCACGCCGGATGACCCCTCGACCGCCGTTCTCTCGGGACTGATCGACCTCCGCACCCGCCTTGATCTGCCCGCGAACGTGCTCGATCGGTTCGCCCACGGTACGACCGTCGCCACGAACGCCTTGATCGAGCGGAAGGGCGGACGCGTGGCCATGATAACCACGGCCGGATTCCGCGACCTCGTCGAGATCGGCCGCCAGGTTCGTCCCAAGGTCTACGATTTGAACGCCGATGCGCCGATGCCGGTGGTGCCGCGCGAGTGTCGTTTCGAGGTGGCGGAGCGCATCGGTCCCAGCGGAGAGGTCCTGCGGGACTTGCTCGACGAAGAGATCGACCGCGTAGTGGCGGAGGTGGTTGCGGCGAACGTCGACAGTTGCGCCGTCTGCCTGCTCTTCTCCTTCATCAATCCGCGGCACGAGCAACGTATCGGGGCCGCGCTCAGCGAGCGCTGTCCAGGCATCCAGGTTTCGTTGTCGAGTGATGTGCAGCCGGAGTTCCGCGAATATGAGCGGTTTTCGACGACGCTCTTGAACGCGTTCCTGAAGCCGAAAGTTACGCAATACATGAACCATCTGGCCTCGTCGCTCGCCGGCGAAGCACCGCGCGCGTCGATCGGTATCAGCCAGTCTTCCGGTGGGTTGATGAACATTCACCGTGCTTCCGAAATGCCGATCCGCACCGCTCTGTCTGGGCCGGCCGCCGGCGTCGTGGGAGCCATGTCGGTCGCGACCCGCTCCAAACGAAGTGACCTGATCACCCTGGACATAGGCGGCACGAGCACGGACGTCTGCCTTATCGAAAATGGCGCCGCGACGCTGGCCTATGGCCGCAATATCGCCGACTTTCCCGTTCGCCTACCCTCGATCGATATCCACACCGTCGGGGCCGGCGGCGGATCGATCGCGCATATCGGCCGTGACGGCCTGCTCAAGGTAGGGCCGGAAAGCGCGGGCGCCGCTCCCGGGCCGGCCTGCTACGGACAAGGAGGCACGCTGCCGACGGTTACAGATGCGAATGTGGTGCTCGGCCGCCTTCCATGCGAGCTTGTCGGCGGGGGAATGAGGCTCGACCGCGATGCCGCCGCGCGCGCGATCGAGCCGATTGCCGACAAGCTGGGGCTCTCGGTCGAAGAGGCGGCCCTGGGGATCATCAGGATCGTTGTTTCCAATATGGTTAGGGCGATCCGCGTCGTGTCGATCGAGCGCGGTTACGATCCGCGGCGTTTCTCGCTGATGCCTTTCGGAGGCGCGGGCGGCCTGCACGCCGCCGACGTTGCCCGTGAACTGGGAATGCGGGATATCGTCGTCCCGATTTCTCCAGGTATCCTCTGCGCTGAAGGGGTTGCGGTTTCCGACCTCGAAGAGAGCTTCGTGGCCACGGTGAGGGCTCCCGTCGAGCAGGATCTGGGGCCCGTGCGGTCAGCCTTGGCACGCCTCCTCGATGAGGCCGGCACATGGGCCATGAGCATCGGGGAGGGGCAGCATTGCGATCTGTCCGCCGCGCTCGACATGCGCTACGTCGGCCAGAATTACGAGCTTCCCATAGACATCGGCAACGGAAACGAATCGTCGCTTCCCGGCGGTCAAGAACTGCAGAGCCGGTTTTTTGCCGAACACCGGGCGAAATACGGACACTTCGACCCGAACGCCAGCGTCGAGATCATCAATGTGCGTCTTCGCGCGCGTATCCAGTTCGGCAAGGTGCGGCCCTCCAACAATCCGGGACGTGCCCCTTCGGAAGCCGCGCCTCTCAATGGACTCGTCTGGTTCGGCGGCGATCGTCCGGTAGAAACATCCATCGTCGATCGTGCCTCGCTTGGTCCGGGCGATAGCCTCGCCGGACCGGTGATCATCACTCAGTTCGATTCGACCACGGTGGTTCCTCCCGGAGCGGCCGCCCATGTCGACGAAGCGGGAAATCTGATCATGGAGCTTAGCGCGTGA
- a CDS encoding GntR family transcriptional regulator has protein sequence MGNATRNSDVGQRNADRIYGEIREKILSMEFAPSSVIDEAGIVQKSGVSRTPVREAIIRLVSEGLLLRDGRQVRVASFDISQLRDVFEGLMLLSRALHRLAALRREPAHLTAMWKALQIFEAEAESPDEARLSEANHHFHMEVAKAAASTVLHGFYETVSIDTLRLSRQCFIVGARAGYVGDDHLKQTMQDHRDLFAAIEAGDGDEADSVAQRHTVLFRERLTRQLLGRSGDIDSFHLQDRMGLEPSGRRG, from the coding sequence ATGGGAAATGCCACTCGAAACAGTGACGTCGGCCAGCGGAACGCGGATCGCATCTATGGCGAGATACGCGAGAAAATCCTGTCCATGGAATTCGCGCCAAGCTCTGTGATCGACGAAGCCGGCATCGTGCAGAAATCAGGCGTTTCGCGAACACCCGTCCGGGAAGCGATCATTCGTCTCGTATCGGAGGGCTTGCTGCTGCGCGATGGGCGGCAGGTTCGCGTGGCTTCCTTCGATATTTCGCAATTGCGCGATGTGTTCGAGGGCCTGATGCTTCTGTCGCGCGCGTTGCATCGCCTGGCAGCACTTCGCCGGGAGCCGGCACATCTGACGGCCATGTGGAAAGCGCTTCAGATATTCGAAGCCGAGGCGGAATCGCCCGACGAGGCCCGGTTGAGCGAGGCGAACCATCACTTTCACATGGAGGTCGCCAAGGCCGCGGCGAGTACCGTTCTGCACGGCTTCTACGAAACCGTCTCCATCGACACGTTGAGACTGTCGCGCCAATGCTTCATCGTCGGTGCTCGGGCCGGCTATGTCGGTGACGATCACCTGAAGCAGACCATGCAGGACCACCGGGATCTCTTCGCAGCGATCGAGGCCGGCGACGGGGACGAGGCCGATAGTGTCGCGCAGCGCCACACCGTTCTCTTCAGGGAGCGGCTCACGCGGCAATTGCTCGGGCGGTCGGGCGATATCGATTCCTTCCACCTCCAAGACCGAATGGGCCTGGAACCGTCGGGGCGGCGCGGCTGA
- a CDS encoding ABC transporter permease, translating into MKESREGKKGAFVTITACVVLFFLVVPQIILLIQSFTAEDYLMFPPQAFGIRWYAFIFTDPEWREALGTSLIVASISTPVALLLGTMAALALDRGPPAGRKFLRGALLSPMLLPHVVLGMALYRVLLPIRLDDTIPGFVGAHLLLCVPYVVVTVGASLESFDRRFEEAAQSLGASPFSAFVHIVLPIIRPGIFAGAIFSFITSFDEFIVTYFLATRNFTIPIKIFSSLSYQLEPSIAAVSGLTLVLTAVLSGLLITRGGYGRTGQA; encoded by the coding sequence TTGAAGGAGAGCCGCGAAGGAAAAAAGGGGGCATTTGTCACCATTACTGCGTGCGTCGTCCTGTTCTTCCTGGTCGTGCCGCAAATCATCCTTCTGATTCAGTCGTTCACCGCGGAGGACTATCTGATGTTCCCGCCGCAGGCCTTCGGAATCCGCTGGTATGCTTTCATCTTCACGGACCCGGAATGGCGGGAGGCACTTGGGACAAGCCTGATCGTTGCCTCGATTTCCACGCCTGTGGCGCTACTCCTTGGGACGATGGCGGCACTCGCCCTCGACCGTGGGCCGCCGGCTGGCCGCAAATTCCTGCGCGGCGCGCTCCTGTCGCCCATGCTCCTGCCGCATGTGGTGCTCGGCATGGCGCTCTATCGCGTGCTTTTGCCGATACGGCTCGACGATACGATACCCGGCTTCGTCGGGGCCCACCTTCTCCTGTGTGTTCCCTATGTCGTGGTCACGGTCGGGGCCAGCCTGGAAAGTTTCGACCGCCGGTTCGAGGAAGCCGCGCAAAGCCTTGGCGCTTCGCCCTTTTCGGCATTCGTCCATATCGTCCTGCCCATCATCCGGCCGGGCATTTTCGCAGGCGCGATCTTTTCCTTCATCACCTCATTCGACGAGTTCATCGTCACCTATTTCCTTGCCACGCGGAATTTCACGATCCCGATCAAGATATTCAGCAGCCTTTCCTATCAACTCGAACCATCGATAGCTGCCGTTTCCGGCCTGACGCTAGTGCTGACCGCCGTCCTGAGCGGGCTTCTCATCACCCGCGGCGGTTATGGGAGAACAGGACAAGCATGA
- the sciP gene encoding CtrA inhibitor SciP, giving the protein MTDLVRPRVKYVIGPDGSPLTIADLPPSNTRRWVIRRKAEVVAAVRGGLLSLEEACQRYKLTTEEFLSWQASIDEYGLAGLRTTRIQQYRH; this is encoded by the coding sequence ATGACCGATCTTGTAAGGCCTCGCGTCAAGTACGTCATAGGGCCCGATGGTAGCCCGCTTACCATAGCGGATCTGCCGCCGTCCAACACCCGTCGCTGGGTCATCCGGCGAAAGGCCGAGGTGGTCGCCGCCGTGCGCGGAGGGCTGCTCAGCCTCGAGGAAGCCTGTCAGCGCTACAAGCTGACCACCGAGGAATTCCTTTCCTGGCAGGCTTCGATCGACGAATACGGGCTGGCCGGCCTCAGAACCACGCGTATCCAGCAATACCGGCACTGA
- a CDS encoding ABC transporter permease: MGVLLTDSVRPPAEAGQTAGPSLAYYQAFWTDGVTFSIFLSTVWISVLVTVACVVLGYPVALFMRRAGPRMRIVLLALVVSPLLTSVIVRNVAWLLVLGHEGLINTTLRALGIIDQPLPLLYNTFGVVVGVTHVYLSFVVLPLFASLLAIDPSLEENAASLGASPWRVFAHVTLPLSLPGLVAGVTLVFILSMGIYLTPVIMGGSFVTTLAMTITDLVRNQYDWARAAAFSVMLLAFIGAVLVLSYAATRQLTKARGKEAAL; encoded by the coding sequence TTGGGTGTCCTGCTTACGGACAGTGTTCGTCCGCCTGCGGAGGCGGGTCAGACCGCCGGGCCGAGCCTTGCCTACTACCAGGCTTTCTGGACGGACGGCGTAACGTTCAGCATCTTCCTGTCGACCGTCTGGATATCGGTCCTCGTCACGGTCGCTTGTGTCGTTCTGGGCTATCCCGTGGCGCTTTTCATGCGTCGGGCCGGTCCGCGTATGCGGATTGTCCTCCTGGCGCTGGTCGTCTCCCCCCTGCTTACCAGCGTCATCGTGCGCAACGTCGCCTGGCTCCTCGTTCTCGGGCACGAAGGGCTGATCAATACGACGTTACGGGCGTTGGGCATCATCGACCAGCCATTGCCGCTCCTCTACAATACGTTCGGCGTGGTTGTCGGCGTCACGCATGTCTATCTTTCCTTTGTCGTCCTGCCGCTCTTTGCGAGCCTGCTCGCGATCGATCCGTCGCTCGAGGAGAACGCCGCAAGCCTCGGCGCATCGCCCTGGCGGGTTTTTGCTCATGTGACCCTGCCGCTTTCGCTGCCGGGCCTGGTCGCCGGCGTGACCCTGGTCTTCATATTGTCGATGGGCATCTATCTTACGCCCGTGATCATGGGCGGCAGTTTCGTCACCACGCTTGCGATGACGATCACCGATCTGGTTCGCAACCAGTACGACTGGGCGCGAGCCGCCGCCTTCTCGGTCATGCTGCTGGCCTTCATCGGCGCGGTGCTCGTGCTTTCCTATGCGGCGACGAGACAGCTCACCAAGGCCCGCGGCAAGGAGGCGGCGCTTTGA
- a CDS encoding Gfo/Idh/MocA family protein: MKPRIAVLGCGYWGSNHIRTLKSLGALYAVSDANRPRAEGFASEQDCLAIDPEEIYGRDDIDAIVMALPPQFHSECAIRAVRNGKDVLVEKPVALTVADAERSVKAAHDAGRIFMVGHVLRFHPAFEKLKELIDEGELGEVKYIHSHRLGLGKFHTENDALWDLAPHDLSMILAITGAGPVEVRGEGAALLDHLSDFAHLHMRFPNNLRSHLFTSRLNPYRERRLTVVGTRAMAVFDDVEPWERKLAVYRHAVWQDSGQWAFTANDPSYIEVKEGMPLTRELEHFMHCIETREEPRTDGEEAILVLKVLTAGSVTHDTRFAGEQKISSIG; encoded by the coding sequence ATGAAACCGCGCATTGCCGTCCTTGGTTGCGGATATTGGGGATCGAACCATATCCGCACGCTCAAATCGCTTGGCGCGCTCTATGCCGTCTCCGACGCCAACCGGCCTCGCGCCGAGGGGTTTGCCAGCGAGCAGGATTGCCTCGCTATCGACCCCGAAGAAATCTACGGCCGCGATGATATCGACGCCATCGTCATGGCGCTGCCTCCGCAATTCCACTCCGAATGCGCGATCCGTGCCGTTCGGAACGGCAAGGACGTGCTTGTTGAGAAGCCGGTTGCGCTCACCGTCGCCGACGCCGAGCGCTCGGTGAAGGCGGCGCACGATGCCGGACGCATCTTCATGGTCGGGCATGTGCTGCGGTTCCATCCGGCCTTCGAGAAACTGAAGGAACTTATCGACGAGGGTGAGCTCGGCGAGGTGAAGTACATCCATTCGCATCGGCTCGGTCTCGGCAAGTTCCATACCGAGAACGACGCTCTATGGGATCTCGCACCGCACGATTTGTCGATGATCCTGGCGATCACGGGCGCGGGGCCGGTGGAGGTCCGCGGGGAGGGGGCTGCCCTTCTCGATCATTTGAGCGATTTCGCGCATCTTCACATGCGCTTTCCCAACAATCTGCGCAGTCATCTCTTCACGTCGCGGCTCAATCCCTATCGCGAACGCCGCCTCACCGTCGTCGGCACCCGCGCCATGGCCGTGTTCGACGACGTGGAGCCGTGGGAGCGCAAGCTCGCCGTCTACCGGCACGCCGTCTGGCAGGATAGCGGCCAATGGGCCTTCACCGCCAACGACCCCTCCTACATAGAGGTCAAGGAGGGCATGCCGCTGACGCGCGAACTGGAGCATTTCATGCACTGCATCGAAACGCGTGAGGAGCCGAGGACCGACGGAGAAGAGGCGATTCTGGTGCTCAAGGTACTCACCGCGGGAAGCGTGACCCACGATACCCGCTTCGCGGGCGAACAGAAAATCTCTTCTATCGGCTGA